A part of Paenibacillus sp. 481 genomic DNA contains:
- a CDS encoding ABC transporter substrate-binding protein: protein MKSKRIVKKVLLLSLAMSLMIPLFTACTSSESSKGEGNQVLRIGILNGISDDSHFRNQYTDIFEITNKGVRIEIVPAVNQDARRYEDHNNPTAKAEDGLANLKKLLTGSNPVDVVVADVHSYQALVRDGLLKDISPLVQKENIDLTKYVPAVIDGIKALGDGKLYGLTPSFDASAIYYNKKLFKEAGVDFPRDGMDWDELFTLAQRVSKGEGKARTYGFSFSQHSSDLNTAVDMYTKPLNLLKFDEKGEKMLVNSPQWKRALEKLVKLYRDKTVMSEQPQWSEKSGPLDYDLFLSGRTAMVVGSYFFAQSVNDAMQNAGKIKGFTPFEWDVVTLPEHREMPGVNSSIQLSDIISINAKANNPELAWKFLEFSNSEDIIKLKSRNSYNLVSIKSLINKSEKANYNIEAFYKMKPLPPNKNDIQMSKLFEQKPNIHYILELEHQMMYKMLASKKSVDEFLKDWESKGNSLLQQIKKTPRGNLSESVLQIIHN, encoded by the coding sequence GTGAAGAGCAAGCGAATCGTGAAAAAAGTGCTGCTGTTGTCGTTAGCGATGTCTCTTATGATCCCGTTGTTTACAGCATGCACCAGCAGTGAATCTAGTAAAGGGGAAGGCAATCAAGTATTGCGTATCGGTATTCTCAACGGAATCTCTGATGACTCTCATTTTAGAAACCAATATACAGATATTTTTGAAATTACAAATAAGGGTGTCCGGATTGAAATTGTGCCCGCTGTAAACCAAGATGCTAGACGCTACGAGGATCACAATAACCCAACAGCTAAAGCGGAAGATGGCTTGGCCAACTTAAAGAAATTACTGACCGGATCGAATCCGGTAGATGTCGTCGTAGCTGACGTGCACAGCTATCAAGCATTAGTGCGCGATGGCTTGTTAAAAGATATTTCTCCGTTAGTACAAAAAGAAAACATCGATCTAACGAAATATGTTCCTGCTGTTATCGACGGAATTAAAGCGCTTGGCGATGGCAAGCTATACGGTTTAACACCTTCATTCGATGCTTCCGCTATTTATTACAATAAGAAATTGTTTAAAGAAGCGGGGGTAGATTTCCCGCGGGATGGGATGGATTGGGATGAGTTATTTACACTTGCTCAACGGGTAAGTAAAGGTGAGGGGAAGGCGAGAACGTACGGCTTTAGCTTCTCACAACATAGTTCTGATCTTAATACTGCCGTTGATATGTATACGAAGCCGTTAAATTTGCTTAAATTTGATGAAAAAGGAGAGAAGATGCTTGTCAACTCTCCGCAGTGGAAAAGAGCGTTGGAAAAACTCGTGAAGTTGTATCGGGACAAAACGGTGATGAGTGAGCAGCCGCAATGGAGTGAGAAAAGTGGACCACTTGATTACGATTTATTCTTATCAGGTAGAACCGCAATGGTCGTTGGGTCGTATTTTTTTGCCCAGTCGGTTAACGATGCGATGCAAAATGCAGGCAAAATCAAAGGCTTCACTCCGTTTGAGTGGGATGTGGTAACCTTACCCGAACACCGCGAAATGCCAGGTGTAAACAGCTCGATACAATTGTCTGACATTATTTCCATTAATGCAAAAGCGAACAACCCCGAATTGGCATGGAAATTCCTTGAGTTTTCCAATAGCGAAGACATCATTAAATTAAAATCACGCAACAGCTACAACTTAGTCTCCATCAAGTCCTTAATTAACAAATCGGAAAAAGCAAACTACAACATTGAAGCTTTTTACAAGATGAAGCCACTTCCTCCCAACAAGAACGACATTCAAATGTCGAAGCTGTTCGAACAAAAACCTAACATTCATTACATTTTAGAACTTGAGCATCAAATGATGTATAAAATGCTGGCCAGCAAAAAGTCTGTCGATGAATTTTTGAAAGATTGGGAGTCAAAAGGAAATAGTCTACTTCAACAAATTAAAAAAACACCACGAGGCAATTTGAGCGAATCGGTACTGCAAATCATTCATAATTAA
- a CDS encoding ABC transporter substrate-binding protein: protein MLKHHRTARKLLIFTLTMSFLFPLLAACSSGDKQQEAEQVLRIGIPTSYGDDSHFRREFTDMFELAHKNVKIEIVPGAVKEGYRYMDWSQPQKGEDEFKNMKKLMNSSQPVDVVVTDIQTHSQLAKEGLIKDLEPLMKKDNVDTNDMIPAIMNGIKAMGDGKVYGLTSTFSSSALFYNKKLFKDAGVPLPTDGMSWDEVFALAKRVSKGEGKDRTYGFNFDKYPSSLYYQLYHYTAPLNMREYDDKAEKMVVNGPQWKKFLEQLSSLSKEKVMYQEDDSQQERREGPLAYDLFLSNKTAMVIGHYGYTDELNTVMNMGNKVKGLTPFEWDVVTLPEHHEAPGVSGGYYLSDMTAINNKATNPDLAWEFVKFVNSPEMIKLKSRSSYQLVNSQSVLKQKEGLNFNAEAFYKLKLNVPDASAIKQQELQRERPSLRYMSDLQARIIGEIISGKKSVADGLKEWETRGNDMLQHIKKNPSGKMDNLIQKEVYGK, encoded by the coding sequence ATGTTGAAGCACCATCGTACTGCCAGAAAGTTACTTATTTTTACGTTAACGATGTCATTCCTATTTCCGTTGTTGGCAGCTTGCAGCAGTGGGGATAAACAGCAAGAAGCCGAACAAGTATTGCGTATCGGAATTCCGACGAGCTACGGGGATGACAGCCATTTCCGGAGAGAATTTACCGATATGTTTGAATTGGCTCATAAAAATGTGAAGATTGAAATTGTTCCAGGGGCAGTAAAGGAAGGTTATCGTTATATGGACTGGTCACAGCCTCAAAAAGGTGAAGATGAATTTAAAAATATGAAAAAATTAATGAATTCTTCCCAGCCGGTCGACGTTGTCGTAACGGATATACAAACACATTCTCAATTGGCGAAAGAAGGGCTCATTAAAGATTTAGAACCGCTGATGAAAAAAGACAACGTGGATACAAACGATATGATCCCCGCGATCATGAACGGGATTAAAGCTATGGGAGATGGCAAAGTATATGGATTAACGTCGACCTTCAGCTCTTCTGCTTTGTTCTATAACAAGAAATTGTTTAAGGATGCAGGTGTTCCGTTGCCAACAGATGGAATGAGCTGGGATGAAGTATTTGCGCTTGCGAAACGTGTAAGCAAAGGCGAAGGCAAAGATCGTACGTATGGTTTTAATTTTGATAAATACCCATCGAGTCTGTACTATCAACTCTATCATTACACAGCACCGCTAAATATGCGCGAATATGACGATAAAGCTGAGAAAATGGTCGTGAACGGACCTCAATGGAAAAAGTTTCTCGAACAATTGAGCAGCTTGAGCAAAGAAAAAGTGATGTATCAAGAGGACGATTCTCAGCAGGAACGCAGAGAAGGCCCGCTTGCGTATGATTTGTTCCTATCCAACAAAACAGCAATGGTAATAGGCCACTATGGTTATACGGATGAACTCAATACGGTCATGAATATGGGGAATAAAGTTAAAGGATTAACTCCGTTCGAGTGGGATGTTGTCACTTTACCTGAGCATCATGAAGCTCCTGGCGTGAGTGGTGGTTATTACTTATCGGATATGACGGCGATCAATAACAAAGCGACAAATCCAGATCTGGCTTGGGAATTTGTTAAGTTCGTCAATAGTCCCGAAATGATCAAGCTTAAATCTCGCAGCTCGTATCAACTCGTCAATAGCCAATCTGTACTGAAACAAAAAGAGGGGCTCAATTTTAACGCGGAAGCCTTCTATAAGCTGAAATTGAATGTGCCGGACGCTTCAGCGATTAAGCAGCAAGAGTTGCAACGAGAAAGACCGAGTCTGCGCTATATGAGTGACTTGCAAGCTCGAATTATTGGTGAGATTATTTCCGGTAAAAAATCAGTGGCAGACGGTTTAAAAGAGTGGGAAACAAGAGGTAACGATATGCTGCAGCATATTAAGAAAAATCCATCTGGTAAAATGGATAATCTCATTCAAAAAGAGGTTTATGGTAAATAA
- a CDS encoding methyl-accepting chemotaxis protein has translation MINLKLQNWKTSVKMYTLVATGVLFLVLISVNANYSLQQIGQKNSSLFEHHLKGIIWLKQMIINNRTIDTALFELMVSSDPARMNILKKEVDELQADNNLLLTQYKAVADDKQELMLLSKYEAALQPYRQEVDETIALASVNKNEEAYAKYKTEVRDVRKVVQDLSLELIQWNEKIGEQEVAKTNQLVQSSASGSVVMTGIALVLCLALGTYIVRLIVKPLQKMQQLMALAEQGDLTVRGTYNAKDEIGKLTRDFNKMMEGLSTIMRTVQERSQTLLASSTYVAKHAQESTQSTERIIASMDQVATGAQVQQQASQENATALEEFARGIQSIVENTSAVADLSNQSSDQANEGQLILHKSMEQMESIHQSVTTTSQSVSLLSDRSERIVGIVDVMSNIAKQTNLLALNASIEAARAGESGKGFAVVAGEVRKLAEQSATSAQQITALITEMQQSTKETVSAMSVVRQDVASGKEVIEQAGQVFADIVRIVQQVSAEVQEASAATEQMSAGTEELSASVDEMASIATATSDNVQTVVLASEEQFAAMENITSAIDELKQLADDMQEIVQKFNLA, from the coding sequence ATGATTAATCTCAAATTACAAAATTGGAAGACATCTGTAAAGATGTACACACTTGTGGCTACAGGTGTATTGTTTTTAGTTCTAATATCAGTTAATGCGAACTACTCGCTACAGCAAATCGGTCAAAAAAATAGTAGCCTCTTCGAACATCATCTCAAAGGTATTATTTGGCTCAAACAAATGATTATTAACAATCGCACGATAGATACCGCGTTATTTGAACTCATGGTTTCTTCTGATCCGGCACGCATGAATATCCTCAAAAAAGAGGTAGATGAGCTGCAAGCGGACAACAATCTTCTACTAACTCAGTACAAAGCAGTCGCAGATGATAAACAGGAACTCATGCTGTTGTCTAAATATGAAGCAGCACTTCAACCTTATCGACAAGAAGTTGACGAAACCATTGCGCTAGCGAGCGTAAACAAAAATGAAGAAGCGTATGCCAAGTACAAAACAGAAGTACGCGATGTCCGTAAAGTTGTACAAGATTTGTCGCTAGAACTTATCCAATGGAATGAGAAAATCGGGGAGCAGGAAGTAGCTAAAACGAACCAACTTGTGCAATCCTCGGCCTCAGGTAGTGTGGTGATGACAGGTATTGCATTAGTGCTCTGTCTGGCACTAGGAACGTATATCGTCCGTCTGATCGTCAAGCCGCTTCAAAAGATGCAGCAGCTTATGGCTCTAGCTGAGCAGGGCGATTTAACTGTACGTGGTACGTACAACGCTAAAGATGAAATTGGGAAGCTGACGAGGGACTTCAATAAGATGATGGAAGGGTTATCGACGATCATGCGCACCGTGCAAGAGCGCTCGCAAACCCTACTTGCTAGTTCTACTTATGTGGCCAAACATGCACAGGAATCGACCCAATCGACGGAGCGGATTATCGCTTCCATGGATCAAGTTGCAACAGGTGCGCAAGTACAGCAGCAAGCTTCACAGGAAAATGCAACTGCCTTGGAAGAGTTTGCACGAGGCATTCAGTCGATTGTGGAAAATACGAGCGCTGTCGCTGATTTGTCAAACCAATCATCGGATCAAGCGAATGAAGGGCAATTGATTTTGCATAAGTCGATGGAGCAAATGGAATCTATTCACCAATCCGTAACGACAACCTCGCAATCGGTGTCGTTGTTGAGTGATCGTTCTGAGCGGATCGTCGGCATCGTTGATGTGATGAGCAATATCGCAAAGCAAACGAATTTACTTGCGTTGAATGCATCCATTGAAGCAGCACGAGCAGGTGAAAGCGGCAAAGGCTTTGCGGTTGTCGCAGGTGAGGTGCGCAAGCTTGCCGAGCAATCGGCTACCTCGGCACAGCAAATTACGGCGCTGATTACAGAAATGCAGCAAAGTACGAAGGAAACGGTAAGCGCGATGTCGGTCGTACGACAAGATGTCGCTTCTGGTAAAGAGGTTATCGAGCAAGCGGGCCAAGTGTTTGCAGACATTGTAAGGATCGTTCAACAAGTGTCAGCTGAAGTCCAGGAAGCCTCGGCTGCTACCGAGCAAATGTCTGCGGGCACGGAGGAGTTGTCTGCTTCGGTTGATGAGATGGCCAGCATTGCAACTGCGACGTCGGACAACGTGCAGACGGTTGTGTTAGCGTCGGAAGAGCAGTTTGCAGCGATGGAAAACATAACGAGTGCGATTGATGAATTGAAGCAATTAGCGGATGACATGCAGGAAATTGTACAAAAATTCAATCTGGCATAA
- a CDS encoding DUF421 domain-containing protein has translation MQNVLEVILRTLTAVVVLFFITKMLGKRQISQLSLFEYITGITIGSLAAYVSLDLESNWYLGILSLAVWALVSLGIEFAQLKSKKLRDGIDGTGTVLIKEGKILEDNLKKERLTLDELMEQLRSKQVFALADVEFATMEVNGQVNVLLKKENLPVTAKMLGLSVLAESEPQTVISDGNIMNEPLAAAGYTREWLKAELNQLSLTPEQVYAAQVDSNGQLFVDLYKDSISPTNPSQHMQLLAALKKCTTELEQLTGTAKTKQDRKKVEQCTKSLKEAIAKVGPLLQT, from the coding sequence ATGCAGAACGTTCTTGAAGTTATTTTGCGTACGCTGACAGCTGTGGTCGTCTTGTTCTTTATTACGAAAATGCTGGGTAAGCGGCAAATTTCGCAGCTGTCCTTGTTCGAATATATTACGGGCATTACGATTGGCAGCCTTGCGGCCTATGTATCGCTTGATTTGGAAAGTAATTGGTATTTAGGCATTTTATCGCTAGCTGTATGGGCGCTCGTTTCGCTAGGAATCGAATTTGCCCAACTCAAAAGTAAGAAGCTCCGTGATGGTATTGATGGGACAGGCACTGTGCTTATTAAAGAAGGCAAGATTCTAGAAGATAATTTGAAAAAAGAGCGCCTAACCTTGGACGAATTAATGGAACAACTGCGTAGCAAGCAGGTGTTTGCCCTTGCGGACGTCGAATTTGCGACGATGGAAGTTAACGGTCAAGTTAACGTCTTGCTTAAAAAAGAAAATTTGCCGGTCACGGCTAAAATGCTCGGGCTTAGCGTACTTGCAGAATCGGAGCCGCAGACGGTCATTTCAGATGGAAACATCATGAATGAACCACTGGCTGCCGCAGGATATACACGGGAGTGGTTAAAGGCGGAACTGAATCAGTTAAGCTTAACACCAGAGCAAGTATATGCGGCTCAAGTTGATTCTAATGGTCAGTTGTTCGTAGATTTATACAAAGACAGCATTAGCCCGACCAATCCGAGTCAGCATATGCAGCTGTTAGCCGCCTTGAAAAAATGCACAACCGAACTAGAGCAGTTAACTGGAACTGCAAAAACAAAGCAAGACCGAAAGAAAGTGGAGCAATGCACGAAGAGCTTGAAAGAGGCGATTGCTAAAGTAGGCCCCTTGTTGCAAACGTAG